A single window of Verrucomicrobiia bacterium DNA harbors:
- a CDS encoding glycoside hydrolase family 30 beta sandwich domain-containing protein → MQPVHTRFLRVCACALISFFVTLTGFAQVHLWLTNPDQSILFQDQKDSLNFVTTSNDNPTIVVDESQTFQTMDGFGCCLTGGSAMHLIRMDANARVKLLQELFSTSGTNIGLSYLRVSIGASDLNDHVFSYDDLPAGQTDPAMKQFSLAQDREDVIPILKEILAINPDVLILGSPWSPPAWMKDNHDTRGGKLLKEYYPAYANYFVKYIEGMKAESIRIDAITVQNEPLNPKNNPSVEMEAPEEADFIKNNLGPAFAKANIHTKIILYDHNCDHPEYPISILDDPGVSKYVDGSAFHLYAGDIKALTKVHEAHPDKSVYFTEQWVGASTSIKRGLTEHMRNLIIGATRNWSRNVLEWNLAADAKHEPHTDRGGCTTCLGAVTIEGNEVSRNAAYYIMAHAAKFVRPGSVRIASNYLTTLPNVAFHAPNGEKVLVVLNSSSHSQNFNIEYQGRQVDSVLNSGAVGTYVW, encoded by the coding sequence ATGCAACCCGTTCACACACGATTTTTGCGCGTCTGCGCGTGCGCTCTGATTTCGTTTTTCGTGACCCTGACAGGTTTTGCGCAGGTGCATCTGTGGCTCACGAATCCCGACCAATCCATATTGTTTCAGGACCAAAAAGACAGCCTTAATTTTGTCACCACGTCCAATGATAACCCAACCATCGTCGTGGATGAATCCCAAACTTTTCAAACGATGGATGGCTTTGGTTGCTGTCTCACCGGCGGGAGCGCGATGCACTTGATTCGCATGGATGCCAATGCCCGCGTGAAGTTATTGCAGGAATTATTTTCCACCAGCGGCACCAACATCGGCCTGAGTTACTTGCGCGTAAGCATCGGCGCATCGGATTTGAACGACCACGTTTTTTCCTATGACGATCTGCCCGCGGGACAAACCGATCCCGCCATGAAACAATTCAGCCTGGCGCAAGACCGCGAGGACGTGATTCCCATTCTCAAGGAAATTCTCGCGATCAATCCCGACGTCTTGATTCTTGGCTCGCCCTGGTCGCCACCGGCGTGGATGAAGGACAACCACGACACGCGCGGCGGCAAGCTGCTCAAGGAATATTACCCCGCTTATGCAAATTACTTCGTAAAATATATCGAAGGCATGAAGGCCGAAAGCATCCGCATTGATGCCATCACCGTTCAAAACGAACCACTCAATCCCAAGAACAATCCCAGCGTGGAAATGGAAGCGCCCGAGGAAGCCGATTTCATCAAAAATAATCTCGGCCCCGCCTTCGCCAAGGCGAACATTCACACCAAAATCATTCTCTACGACCATAATTGCGATCACCCTGAATATCCCATCTCGATTCTCGACGATCCTGGTGTCAGCAAATACGTGGACGGCTCGGCCTTCCATTTATACGCCGGCGATATCAAAGCCCTCACCAAAGTCCATGAGGCGCACCCCGATAAATCGGTCTATTTTACTGAACAATGGGTCGGTGCTTCCACTAGCATTAAACGCGGATTGACCGAGCACATGCGCAATCTGATCATCGGCGCCACGCGCAACTGGAGCCGCAACGTCCTCGAATGGAATCTTGCCGCCGATGCCAAGCATGAGCCCCATACAGATCGAGGCGGCTGCACGACCTGTCTCGGTGCGGTCACGATCGAGGGCAACGAAGTCTCCCGCAATGCCGCATATTATATAATGGCGCACGCGGCGAAATTCGTCCGCCCCGGCTCCGTGCGTATCGCTTCCAATTATCTCACTACACTGCCCAACGTCGCCTTCCACGCGCCCAACGGTGAAAAAGTTTTGGTCGTTCTCAACAGCAGTTCGCATTCCCAAAATTTCAACATTGAGTATCAAGGCCGGCAGGTGGATTCGGTCTTGAACAGCGGCGCGGTCGGCACTTACGTTTGGTAA
- a CDS encoding DUF1080 domain-containing protein: MKNTLLISLTCLSLAFAAGTSAYAQDEPNTLSSSERAAGWQLLFDGKDFNGWHNFKHDGVRPGWEVKDGVLVCSDPHNAGDIVTSNQYQWFELQLDYNISEAGNSGIMYHVGDTGGAVWATGPEFQLEDNKEARDPIRCGWLYQLYQPPIDPATGKTLDATKPVGEWNHVRLLISPDKCEHDINGVKYFEYVLGSDDFNARVAKSKFSKMPGFAKSPTGYIALQGDHGQVSFRNIKVRVIDAK, encoded by the coding sequence ATGAAAAATACCCTATTGATTTCTTTAACTTGTTTGTCCCTCGCGTTTGCCGCCGGCACATCCGCTTACGCGCAGGACGAGCCTAATACTCTTAGCTCCAGTGAGCGCGCCGCGGGCTGGCAGCTTTTGTTCGACGGCAAGGACTTCAATGGCTGGCATAATTTCAAGCACGACGGCGTGCGCCCCGGCTGGGAAGTGAAGGATGGCGTTTTGGTTTGTTCCGATCCGCACAACGCAGGCGATATCGTGACCAGCAATCAATATCAATGGTTCGAGTTGCAACTGGATTATAATATCTCTGAGGCGGGCAACAGCGGCATCATGTATCACGTGGGCGACACGGGCGGCGCGGTATGGGCGACGGGGCCGGAGTTCCAGCTTGAGGACAATAAGGAAGCGCGCGATCCGATTCGTTGCGGCTGGCTTTACCAGTTGTATCAGCCGCCGATTGATCCCGCCACCGGCAAAACGCTTGATGCCACCAAGCCTGTTGGCGAATGGAACCATGTGCGCCTGCTCATCAGCCCGGACAAGTGCGAGCACGATATCAATGGTGTGAAATATTTTGAATACGTGCTCGGCAGCGATGACTTCAACGCACGCGTCGCGAAGAGCAAATTCTCGAAAATGCCGGGCTTTGCGAAATCGCCCACCGGTTATATCGCGCTGCAAGGCGACCACGGCCAGGTTTCGTTCCGGAACATCAAGGTCCGCGTGATTGACGCGAAATAA
- a CDS encoding glycoside hydrolase family 2 TIM barrel-domain containing protein, producing the protein MRTFADALTRIINSYYAVMALMLTFAFASTASADTNTTRLDSGWEYHQGTLGSVWEIWRGDKASDNVAWLRVILPHCFNAFDAVDPDEHYYQGQGWYRTRLKLANPFPHGRTILHFDGAGQKAQVFVWLQKAGEHVGGYDQWDVDITDLAAQALTNAFNKGTVPISVMCDNGRDAESIPSDLSDFTKYGGLYRHVSLVYAPAISVERVHIESTLNANGNASVKVLSRFYNPTGSREPVEVTIRVTDPAGKLIQMFAIKDAPWDGMKDVANFEIAAPQLWSPKSPALYTCTATLKYAGGSQQVTEHFGVRSYEWVDHGPFKLNGQRLLLRGTHYHEDHAGVGGAVPDDVVRQTFRQIKDMGANFIRLSHYQQSQLVLEQCDELGILVWEEIPWCRGGLGGDRYKQQCRDMLGAMIDQHYNHPAVILWGLGNENGWPGDFEVFNTNAVRDFMIELNGLAHQLDPSRKTTIRYCNFCTDVTDVYSPSIWAGWYSGRYPEYRATLDRAIKSVPHFFHAEWGGDSHARRFSEEPEKFLQDVATNRGTAETGTAYKRSGGSARAAKDGDWSESYIANLFDWHLREQERMTNLTGAAQWIFKDFATPLRPENPVPRVNQKGVVERDGTPKESYYIFQSYWTEKPMIHIFGHTWQTRWGRAGEAREVKVFSNCREAELFVNGVSLGMKRRNQEDFPASGLRWMVKFKAGMNTLRAVGHRDGVEVADEMTQGYQTAMWSKPAKLTLKEIGRTNGVATIEVRAFDQANVPCLDAINEVRFGLVGDGQLIDDLGTSTGSRVVQLYNGRAQISLHLKGRAVASVSSEGLPTEFVSLVGTAASATR; encoded by the coding sequence ATGCGAACTTTTGCAGATGCTCTTACGCGTATTATTAATAGTTATTACGCCGTGATGGCGTTGATGTTGACCTTCGCTTTTGCCAGCACGGCATCGGCGGATACGAACACCACGCGGCTTGATTCCGGTTGGGAATATCATCAGGGCACGCTCGGAAGCGTGTGGGAAATCTGGCGCGGCGACAAGGCGAGCGACAATGTAGCGTGGTTGCGCGTGATCTTGCCGCATTGTTTCAATGCGTTCGATGCGGTGGACCCCGACGAGCATTATTATCAGGGGCAGGGATGGTATCGCACGCGGTTGAAACTGGCGAATCCGTTTCCGCATGGGCGCACGATTTTGCATTTTGACGGCGCGGGTCAAAAGGCACAGGTGTTCGTGTGGTTGCAGAAGGCGGGCGAACACGTGGGCGGATACGATCAATGGGACGTGGACATCACGGACCTGGCGGCGCAGGCGTTGACCAATGCTTTCAACAAAGGCACGGTGCCGATTTCGGTGATGTGCGATAACGGGCGCGACGCGGAATCCATCCCGTCCGACCTGAGCGATTTCACCAAATACGGCGGGCTGTATCGCCACGTAAGTTTGGTTTATGCGCCGGCGATCTCGGTGGAGCGCGTGCATATCGAGTCCACTTTGAATGCGAACGGCAACGCATCGGTAAAAGTTCTTTCGCGTTTTTATAATCCGACGGGTTCGCGGGAGCCGGTCGAAGTCACTATTCGCGTGACCGATCCGGCGGGAAAATTGATCCAGATGTTCGCGATAAAAGATGCGCCGTGGGATGGGATGAAGGACGTGGCGAACTTTGAAATCGCCGCGCCCCAACTTTGGTCGCCGAAATCACCGGCGCTTTATACCTGCACCGCGACGTTGAAATACGCCGGGGGCTCGCAGCAAGTGACGGAGCATTTTGGTGTGCGTTCGTACGAGTGGGTCGATCACGGTCCGTTCAAGTTGAACGGCCAGCGATTGCTTTTGCGCGGCACGCATTATCACGAAGACCACGCGGGCGTGGGTGGAGCGGTCCCAGACGATGTCGTGCGCCAGACCTTTCGCCAGATCAAAGACATGGGCGCGAACTTTATCCGCCTCAGTCATTATCAGCAATCGCAGCTCGTGCTCGAACAGTGTGATGAACTGGGCATTCTAGTTTGGGAAGAAATTCCGTGGTGCCGCGGTGGCCTCGGTGGAGATCGTTATAAGCAGCAATGCCGCGACATGCTGGGCGCGATGATTGACCAGCATTATAATCATCCGGCGGTGATTTTGTGGGGGCTGGGCAACGAGAATGGCTGGCCGGGAGATTTTGAAGTGTTCAACACAAATGCGGTTCGCGATTTCATGATCGAACTGAATGGGCTCGCGCATCAACTCGATCCTTCGCGCAAGACGACGATTCGTTACTGCAATTTTTGCACGGACGTGACGGATGTTTATTCGCCGAGCATTTGGGCGGGCTGGTATTCGGGAAGATACCCGGAGTATCGCGCGACACTGGATCGCGCGATCAAAAGCGTGCCGCACTTTTTCCACGCCGAGTGGGGCGGCGACAGCCATGCGCGGCGTTTCTCGGAGGAGCCGGAGAAATTTTTGCAGGACGTGGCGACGAATCGCGGAACGGCGGAGACAGGCACGGCTTACAAGCGCAGCGGCGGCTCGGCGCGCGCGGCGAAGGACGGCGACTGGTCGGAGAGTTACATCGCGAATCTGTTCGACTGGCATTTGCGCGAGCAGGAGCGCATGACGAACCTCACCGGCGCGGCTCAATGGATCTTCAAGGATTTCGCCACGCCGTTGCGTCCGGAAAATCCGGTGCCGCGAGTGAACCAGAAAGGCGTCGTCGAGCGCGATGGCACGCCCAAGGAAAGCTATTACATTTTCCAAAGTTACTGGACGGAGAAACCGATGATCCACATCTTCGGCCACACGTGGCAAACGCGCTGGGGCAGGGCGGGCGAAGCCAGGGAAGTGAAAGTGTTTTCAAATTGCCGCGAGGCCGAGCTTTTTGTGAACGGCGTTTCCCTGGGAATGAAGCGCCGCAACCAGGAAGATTTTCCGGCGTCGGGTCTGCGGTGGATGGTGAAGTTCAAAGCGGGCATGAATACATTGCGCGCGGTGGGGCATCGCGACGGCGTGGAAGTGGCGGACGAAATGACGCAAGGTTATCAGACGGCGATGTGGAGCAAGCCGGCGAAACTGACGTTGAAAGAGATTGGGCGCACCAACGGCGTGGCGACCATTGAAGTACGGGCCTTTGATCAGGCGAACGTGCCGTGTCTCGACGCCATCAATGAAGTGCGATTCGGGCTCGTGGGAGACGGCCAGTTGATTGATGATTTGGGGACTTCAACGGGTTCGCGCGTGGTGCAGCTTTATAATGGACGCGCGCAAATCAGTTTGCATTTGAAAGGGCGCGCGGTGGCGTCGGTTTCAAGCGAAGGATTACCGACAGAATTTGTGAGTCTGGTTGGCACGGCGGCGTCTGCCACACGCTGA
- a CDS encoding glycoside hydrolase family 3 N-terminal domain-containing protein, translated as MFSQSTQPPSSHGHRNSFFKISLAQHVCTRAGVLSLMLASALAFPSQSVFAQSAAKADSEADALLAKMTLDEKIGQMTQVDMDALKKNMSDVQKYGFGSVLSGGSSDPADITAKGWLAATDEFQSYALKTRLKIPLLYGIDAVHGHNNVQGAVMFPHNVGLGATRNPKLIEKAARVTAEEVAGTGIRWAFAPCVAVAQNERWGRTYESFGENPELCSELGAAAVHGYQGKKLSDDGSVLACAKHFLADGGTTDGIDQGNSVGDDERMRKLFLAPYVATVKAGVGSIMVSYNSWNGVRMHANKDLLTGVLKGELGFKGFLISDWAAIDQITNNYKSCVEISINAGLDMIMIPNGPGQKNNYEEFIRYMKELVSEGKIPQSRIDDAVHRILREKYMLGIFENISTDPKLTEEVGSPEHRLVARECVRESLVLLKNSNRALPLSKNLKRLAVVGKGANDLGIQCGGWTIGWQGEAGQRVDGGTTILDGIRKEAAIKEIQVSYSANGENLSGADEIIVVVGEQPYAEMKGDRKDLNLAAADAALIKKAKGAGVPVVTILLSGRPLVLGNSFDMSDAFVAAWLPGSEGEGVADVLFGDYKFKGKLSRTWPRSNEQILNPTTVVEAPQFSYGFGLSY; from the coding sequence ATGTTTTCACAATCTACGCAACCACCGTCCTCGCACGGTCATCGGAATTCGTTTTTTAAGATCAGCCTCGCGCAACATGTTTGCACGCGAGCAGGCGTCCTGTCTCTCATGCTGGCAAGCGCGCTTGCCTTTCCCAGCCAGAGTGTGTTTGCGCAGAGCGCGGCGAAGGCAGATAGCGAAGCCGATGCGTTGCTGGCGAAGATGACGCTCGACGAAAAGATCGGGCAGATGACGCAAGTAGATATGGACGCGTTGAAGAAGAACATGAGCGATGTCCAGAAATATGGTTTTGGCTCGGTGTTGAGCGGCGGCAGTTCCGACCCGGCGGACATCACGGCGAAAGGCTGGCTCGCGGCGACCGACGAATTTCAATCTTACGCGCTCAAGACGCGTCTCAAGATTCCGCTGCTCTACGGCATTGACGCCGTGCACGGCCATAATAACGTGCAGGGCGCGGTCATGTTCCCGCACAACGTCGGTTTGGGCGCGACGCGCAATCCAAAATTGATCGAGAAAGCCGCGCGCGTGACGGCGGAAGAAGTCGCGGGCACAGGCATCCGATGGGCCTTTGCCCCGTGCGTGGCGGTGGCGCAGAATGAACGCTGGGGCCGCACCTACGAGAGCTTTGGCGAGAACCCGGAATTGTGCTCGGAACTCGGCGCGGCGGCGGTGCATGGTTATCAGGGCAAGAAACTTTCCGATGATGGCTCGGTGCTCGCGTGCGCCAAACATTTCCTCGCGGACGGCGGCACGACCGATGGCATTGATCAGGGAAATTCCGTGGGCGACGACGAGCGGATGCGCAAATTATTTTTGGCGCCTTACGTTGCGACCGTGAAGGCGGGCGTCGGTTCGATCATGGTTTCGTACAACAGTTGGAACGGCGTCAGAATGCACGCGAACAAGGATTTGCTGACGGGCGTGTTGAAGGGCGAACTCGGTTTCAAAGGATTTCTCATCTCGGATTGGGCGGCGATTGACCAGATCACGAATAATTATAAGAGTTGCGTGGAGATTTCGATCAATGCGGGTCTCGACATGATCATGATTCCGAACGGCCCGGGGCAGAAAAATAATTACGAGGAATTCATCCGCTATATGAAGGAACTTGTGAGCGAAGGAAAGATTCCGCAATCGCGCATTGACGATGCGGTGCATCGCATCCTGCGCGAGAAATATATGCTCGGCATTTTTGAAAACATCTCGACCGATCCCAAGCTGACGGAGGAAGTCGGTTCGCCGGAGCATCGTCTCGTGGCGCGTGAATGTGTGCGGGAATCGTTGGTGTTGCTGAAGAATAGCAATCGCGCGCTGCCGCTCTCGAAGAACTTGAAACGCCTCGCGGTCGTGGGCAAAGGCGCGAATGATTTGGGTATCCAATGCGGCGGTTGGACTATCGGCTGGCAGGGCGAAGCGGGCCAGCGAGTGGATGGCGGCACGACGATTCTTGATGGCATTCGCAAAGAAGCGGCGATCAAGGAAATCCAGGTGAGTTACTCCGCGAACGGCGAAAATCTTTCCGGCGCGGACGAAATCATTGTCGTGGTGGGCGAACAGCCTTATGCGGAAATGAAGGGCGACCGCAAAGACCTGAACCTCGCCGCGGCCGATGCGGCGTTGATCAAAAAAGCGAAAGGCGCCGGCGTGCCGGTGGTCACCATTTTGCTTTCGGGCCGTCCGCTGGTGCTGGGAAATTCATTTGATATGAGCGATGCGTTTGTCGCCGCATGGCTGCCGGGTTCGGAAGGCGAAGGCGTGGCGGATGTTTTGTTCGGCGATTATAAATTCAAAGGCAAACTTTCGCGCACCTGGCCGCGCAGCAATGAGCAAATCCTGAATCCGACGACGGTGGTTGAAGCGCCGCAGTTTTCCTATGGTTTTGGTTTGAGCTACTAA
- a CDS encoding sodium:solute symporter family protein: protein MHIHLAWIDKAILAIYFIFVIGIGWMLKRYMKGSAEFFMSGRSIPAWVTGLAFLSANLGAQEVIGMAASGAKYGIMTSHFYWVGAIPAMVFLAIFMMPFYYGSKARSVPEYLKLRFDEKTRGLNAFSFAIMTVFSSGISMYALARLLEILLGWSFDGSIIVSATVVLVYIFLGGLTSAIYNEVLQFFMIVLGFTPLVFLALKDIGGWSALKAKLIPVATSQGYAAGTWTDSWTHMGSTASNPMGVEWFGLVMGLGFVLSFGYWCTDFLVVQRAMAANSMSAARRTPLIAAIPKMLFPALVILPGMIAIALHYGSGNKFLPLAADGTPDYNMTIPTLLAKYLPTGILGIGFTALMASFMSGMAGNVTAFNTVWTYDIYQSYIAPKKSDVHYLWMGRMATVFGIIISIGCAYLAARFNNIMDMLQLVFGFVNAPLFATFLLGMFWKRANGHGAFFGLLGGTLAAAIFHGLALPEGAVVGIKGGWITPMFHFHNDLGQTFYMALTAWTSCFVLTILISLATKRNRTEEELKGLVYSLTPKLKSTDEPWYKQPATLGILILIATLILNIIFW from the coding sequence ATGCACATTCATCTCGCCTGGATAGATAAAGCCATTCTCGCCATTTATTTCATCTTTGTGATTGGCATCGGTTGGATGCTCAAGCGCTACATGAAAGGCAGCGCGGAATTCTTCATGTCCGGGCGTTCCATCCCCGCGTGGGTGACCGGCCTGGCATTTCTTTCCGCCAATCTCGGCGCGCAGGAAGTCATCGGCATGGCGGCTTCCGGCGCAAAATACGGCATCATGACCAGCCATTTTTATTGGGTGGGCGCGATTCCCGCGATGGTGTTTCTTGCGATTTTCATGATGCCATTTTATTACGGCTCCAAAGCGCGCTCGGTGCCGGAATATTTGAAACTGCGCTTTGATGAAAAGACGCGCGGACTGAATGCGTTTTCGTTCGCCATCATGACGGTGTTTTCCTCCGGCATTTCGATGTATGCGCTCGCGCGCCTGCTGGAAATTTTGCTCGGTTGGTCGTTCGACGGCAGCATTATCGTCTCCGCGACGGTCGTGCTCGTATATATTTTTCTCGGCGGCCTCACCTCCGCCATCTACAACGAAGTGCTGCAATTTTTTATGATTGTGCTCGGCTTTACGCCGCTGGTTTTTCTCGCGCTCAAGGACATCGGCGGCTGGTCGGCCCTCAAGGCAAAACTTATCCCGGTCGCCACATCGCAGGGTTATGCCGCCGGCACCTGGACGGATTCATGGACTCATATGGGCAGCACCGCGTCGAACCCGATGGGCGTGGAATGGTTCGGCCTCGTGATGGGGCTCGGCTTTGTGTTGTCGTTTGGTTACTGGTGCACGGACTTCCTCGTCGTGCAACGCGCGATGGCCGCCAACTCCATGTCTGCCGCTCGCCGCACGCCTCTCATCGCCGCCATTCCCAAAATGCTTTTTCCCGCGCTGGTGATTTTGCCCGGCATGATCGCCATCGCCTTGCATTATGGCAGTGGAAATAAATTCCTGCCACTAGCCGCCGATGGCACGCCCGATTACAACATGACTATTCCGACGCTGCTCGCGAAATATCTTCCGACGGGAATTTTGGGCATCGGTTTCACGGCATTGATGGCGTCGTTCATGTCCGGCATGGCGGGCAACGTCACCGCTTTTAACACGGTTTGGACTTACGACATTTATCAAAGTTACATCGCGCCCAAAAAATCGGACGTGCATTATCTTTGGATGGGCCGGATGGCGACGGTCTTCGGCATCATCATCAGTATCGGTTGCGCCTACCTCGCGGCCCGATTCAACAACATCATGGACATGTTGCAGTTGGTCTTCGGTTTCGTGAATGCGCCGCTGTTCGCGACCTTTCTCCTGGGCATGTTTTGGAAACGCGCGAATGGCCACGGGGCTTTCTTCGGCCTGCTTGGCGGAACGCTTGCCGCCGCCATTTTCCACGGGTTGGCGCTGCCTGAAGGCGCCGTCGTCGGCATCAAGGGCGGATGGATCACTCCCATGTTTCATTTCCACAACGATCTCGGCCAAACTTTCTATATGGCCCTCACCGCGTGGACGAGCTGCTTCGTGCTGACCATTTTGATTTCGCTGGCGACCAAACGCAATCGCACCGAGGAGGAATTGAAAGGTCTCGTTTACTCGCTGACGCCGAAACTCAAGTCCACTGACGAACCCTGGTATAAGCAACCTGCGACGCTTGGCATTCTTATCCTTATCGCCACGCTGATCCTCAACATCATTTTCTGGTAA